In Desulfomonile tiedjei DSM 6799, a genomic segment contains:
- a CDS encoding PrsW family glutamic-type intramembrane protease produces MTGLIPGIAWLLYFRWRSGRFGTSFDHVLRVFIWGCFCTIPAGLIEHVTGAILQQDTYLTSTAVGFLLIAPIEEFSKLVAVWAGVYRSRHFTNPMHGLLFAATAGCAFASVENVVYMALLGPEVFVLRLVYATPAHIMFSVMWGYSLGLARFRKDGELVKVGEGLTASILLHGIYNAIVAYNPSIAVVSLVPLMLFMGWLTSHLVSRLRNGYPYEPLGEGVLVLCPNCAVLISEQATQCSRCGFRVPGSLPDTPRFCAKCRALVDLEYDVCPTCGSVLKIASDETNFAGPGI; encoded by the coding sequence TTGACCGGCCTGATTCCCGGTATCGCGTGGCTGCTCTATTTTCGCTGGAGATCCGGCCGTTTCGGCACTTCTTTCGATCATGTTTTGCGCGTCTTCATCTGGGGATGTTTTTGCACAATTCCCGCGGGGCTCATCGAGCACGTCACAGGGGCAATTCTTCAACAAGATACGTACTTGACATCCACAGCAGTGGGATTCTTGTTGATTGCGCCAATAGAAGAATTTTCCAAATTAGTCGCAGTATGGGCAGGGGTTTACCGCAGCCGCCATTTCACGAATCCTATGCACGGCCTTCTTTTTGCAGCCACTGCGGGATGCGCATTCGCCTCCGTAGAGAACGTCGTGTACATGGCTCTTCTCGGCCCTGAAGTATTTGTTCTGAGACTCGTGTACGCCACCCCTGCGCACATCATGTTTTCAGTAATGTGGGGATACTCTCTCGGATTGGCGCGTTTTCGGAAGGATGGTGAATTGGTTAAAGTGGGAGAAGGTTTGACAGCCTCAATTCTCCTGCATGGAATTTACAATGCCATTGTGGCTTACAATCCGTCCATAGCTGTAGTCTCTCTTGTTCCTCTCATGCTGTTTATGGGATGGCTGACAAGCCACCTGGTGAGCAGGTTACGAAACGGCTATCCCTACGAACCGCTGGGGGAAGGGGTGCTTGTCCTCTGTCCAAATTGTGCAGTATTGATATCCGAACAGGCGACTCAATGTTCTCGATGCGGCTTCAGAGTGCCCGGCTCGCTGCCTGATACTCCTCGCTTTTGCGCCAAATGTCGTGCACTCGTGGATTTAGAATATGATGTGTGCCCGACCTGCGGCTCGGTCCTGAAAATTGCGTCTGATGAAACCAACTTTGCGGGGCCCGGCATCTGA
- a CDS encoding ABC transporter ATP-binding protein, which produces MSVSSAVCGSQRAPLVKTEELEKYFPVPKGLFAQAAQYVHAVDGVDLEICPGETLGLVGESGCGKSTLGRLILRLDKPTHGRIFFENEDITHRSRSEMKLLRRKMQIIFQDPYSSLNPRMTVENILAEPLVIHRVGNAAERRARIRELVEEVGLRPEYLQRYPHEFSGGQRQRIGIARALALNPSLIIADEPVSALDVSIRSQVLNLMEDLQEKYGLTYLFISHDLSVVEHIADRVAVMYLGKIVEIGSKRDIFERTLHPYTEALMSAVPIPDPLVKRSRIILEGDVPSPIDPPSGCRFHPRCWLRIPVCEEIVPPLHDIGDGHMAACHVRAPAFPLLKDPV; this is translated from the coding sequence ATGTCTGTTTCTTCCGCTGTCTGCGGTTCACAAAGAGCACCTCTCGTCAAAACGGAGGAATTGGAAAAATACTTTCCTGTGCCAAAAGGACTATTCGCCCAGGCTGCACAGTATGTTCACGCTGTTGACGGAGTGGATCTGGAAATTTGTCCCGGGGAGACTCTCGGGCTCGTGGGAGAGTCCGGATGCGGAAAATCAACGCTGGGACGGCTGATTCTCAGGTTGGACAAGCCTACTCATGGGAGGATATTCTTCGAGAACGAAGACATAACGCATCGCAGCCGGTCGGAGATGAAATTGCTCCGGCGCAAAATGCAGATTATTTTTCAGGACCCCTATTCTTCACTGAACCCTCGGATGACGGTAGAGAATATCCTTGCCGAGCCACTCGTAATCCATCGCGTCGGAAATGCGGCAGAAAGACGGGCCCGGATTCGTGAGCTGGTGGAAGAAGTTGGACTCAGACCGGAATACCTGCAGCGTTATCCGCACGAATTTTCAGGAGGCCAGCGACAACGAATCGGGATTGCACGGGCCTTAGCATTGAATCCAAGCCTTATTATCGCAGACGAACCAGTATCGGCTCTGGATGTTTCTATTCGGTCTCAAGTGCTGAATTTGATGGAAGATCTGCAGGAGAAATACGGACTCACATACCTCTTCATCTCGCATGATTTATCCGTCGTAGAGCACATTGCAGACAGAGTCGCTGTTATGTACCTGGGAAAAATTGTGGAAATCGGATCGAAACGCGATATTTTCGAGCGCACACTCCATCCTTATACGGAAGCACTGATGAGTGCAGTGCCCATCCCGGATCCTCTGGTGAAACGAAGTCGCATAATTCTCGAAGGAGACGTGCCCAGTCCCATCGATCCGCCATCCGGATGCCGCTTTCATCCACGATGCTGGTTGAGAATTCCTGTTTGCGAGGAAATCGTTCCGCCGCTCCATGACATCGGAGACGGTCACATGGCGGCATGTCACGTGCGAGCGCCTGCGTTTCCTTTGCTGAAGGACCCGGTGTAA
- a CDS encoding (Fe-S)-binding protein: MAQILIFPDMSAFEAGLHGFETEGVAVDVLPVPGFCSGIVADSLVISAPAEKILQTLRKRELSFSGLIPYGPSRRGIPQGGPLDDTWKTVLGAFQVAAVKPSSTDPTRLRVECLFQNRLDDLIPYMARFIRGGAFHPDKPLLAFEEEHRLLSFKGRELVICRADDLLDIQVLVRCAMELVLQAWDRKDTLEPETKPRIGIGSVEIFKRLPGTNCGACGYRNCMELAMELLTSRSDPSRCPVLEENPENRKSLEWLMEAIGLQQTSHSEK, encoded by the coding sequence ATGGCACAAATTCTGATCTTCCCCGATATGAGCGCTTTTGAAGCAGGTCTGCATGGTTTCGAGACCGAAGGCGTTGCTGTTGATGTACTTCCGGTCCCGGGATTTTGCTCCGGGATTGTCGCGGACAGCCTGGTGATTTCCGCTCCAGCCGAAAAAATACTGCAGACTTTAAGGAAACGAGAACTGAGTTTCAGCGGGTTAATTCCGTATGGACCTTCTCGGAGAGGGATTCCGCAGGGCGGTCCTCTGGACGATACCTGGAAAACAGTTCTCGGCGCGTTTCAAGTCGCTGCAGTGAAACCCAGCTCTACCGATCCGACAAGGCTGAGAGTCGAGTGTCTTTTTCAGAACAGACTGGACGACCTCATTCCCTATATGGCCAGGTTCATTCGAGGCGGAGCTTTTCATCCCGATAAACCCCTTTTGGCTTTTGAAGAGGAACACAGGCTTCTGTCGTTCAAAGGTCGCGAGTTGGTAATCTGCCGTGCAGATGACTTGCTGGACATACAGGTACTGGTCCGTTGCGCAATGGAGCTCGTGCTCCAGGCCTGGGACCGTAAAGATACGCTTGAACCTGAGACCAAGCCAAGGATAGGGATCGGGTCAGTGGAAATATTCAAACGGCTTCCCGGAACGAATTGCGGTGCCTGCGGTTACCGAAACTGCATGGAATTGGCTATGGAATTGCTCACATCGCGTTCCGATCCGAGTCGCTGCCCTGTTCTGGAGGAGAATCCGGAAAATCGCAAATCTTTGGAATGGCTTATGGAAGCCATTGGATTGCAGCAAACCTCGCATTCAGAAAAGTAA